The Phyllopteryx taeniolatus isolate TA_2022b chromosome 7, UOR_Ptae_1.2, whole genome shotgun sequence genome has a segment encoding these proteins:
- the LOC133481374 gene encoding divergent protein kinase domain 1A-like gives MPVCRSAMARAQLPWRFLVFFFFSFFRKPLYTQARLTSAHLKCLLLCWLAVLAGSWVVYAEYSSRSELCRGRRCTADTCAKYRRGLVDGSACGSLCDKNTLELNKCLSTHATKQVYSGMWGDLEGVVRCQMDEVPAYDVGSQMGGRKEAAALFDTPSKGTSMEKFREMILDHLKTKVGEEQANLGELTLRALAAADANKDGHISLAEARSAWALLQLDDFLLALALQERGHMPKILGFCGDLYVTEKVPNAPLYGLRAPARVPAWVRRTADHWFTPTWPHRAKISIGLLELVEDLFHGAFGSFLMCDLSAARFGYTGRHDLKVADAGHIVPEATFREAIREQSCEKDTDCVYGVDCFTSCDLTKRRCTPEVAEPNLAKACRALEDYVLSGAPSDIREELEEQLYACMALRGSAERAEIQHSLVLNNLKTLLWKKISHNKDS, from the exons gcgCGCTTGACGTCGGCGCACCTGAAGTGTTTGCTGCTGTGCTGGCTGGCGGTGCTGGCGGGCAGCTGGGTGGTCTACGCGGAGTACTCGTCCCGCTCCGAGCTGTGCCGGGGACGCCGGTGCACCGCGGACACG TGCGCCAAATACAGACGGGGCCTGGTGGACGGCTCGGCCTGCGGCAGCTTGTGCGACAAGAACACTTTGGAGCTCAACAAGTGTCTCAGCACGCACGCCACCAAGCAG GTGTACTCGGGCATGTGGGGCGACCTGGAGGGCGTGGTCAGGTGTCAGATGGACGAGGTCCCCGCTTACGACGTGGGGAGCCAGATGGGGGGCAGGAAGGAAGCCGCCGCCCTCTTCGACACCCCCTCCAAGGGGACCTCCATGGAAAAGTTCCGGGAGATGATCCTCGACCACCTCAAG ACCAAAGTGGGCGAGGAGCAGGCCAACCTTGGCGAGCTGACACTCCGCGCACTGGCGGCGGCCGACGCCAACAAGGACGGTCACATTTCTCTGGCGGAGGCTCGGTCTGCGTGGGCGCTGCTGCAGCTCGACGACTTCCTGCTGGCGTTGGCCCTGCAGGAACGCGGGCACATGCCCAAGATTCTCGGCTTCTGCGGGGACCTCTACGTGACGGAGAAGGTACCCAACGCCCCGCTCTATGGCCTTAGGGCGCCGGCACGGGTGCCAGCCTGGGTGCGCCGTACCGCCGACCACTGGTTCACCCCCACCTGGCCCCACCGAGCCAAGATCTCCATCGGGCTCCTGGAGCTGGTAGAAGATCTGTTCCACGGGGCCTTTGGCAGCTTCCTCATGTGCGATCTGAGCGCCGCCCGCTTCGGGTACACCGGGCGCCACGATTTGAAGGTGGCGGACGCCGGGCACATCGTCCCCGAGGCAACCTTTCGGGAGGCCATCAGGGAGCAGAGTTGCGAAAAGGACACCGACTGCGTCTACGGTGTGGACTGCTTCACTTCCTGCGATCTCACCAAGCGCCGCTGCACCCCAGAGGTGGCCGAGCCCAACCTGGCCAAGGCCTGCCGGGCTCTGGAGGACTACGTCCTGTCGGGGGCGCCTTCGGACATCCgcgaggagctggaagagcagCTGTACGCCTGCATGGCGCTGCGGGGATCGGCAGAGCGGGCCGAGATCCAACACTCGCTGGTCCTCAACAATCTTAAGACCTTGTTATGGAAGAAGATCTCACACAACAAAGACTCCTAA
- the fbxl5 gene encoding F-box/LRR-repeat protein 5 → MLMIMLKLMHIFPSDSRHLCLVNMAPFPDEVDVFTGPHWRMKQLVGLYSEKLSETNFSNISDFRSFLQSLLATFKEFKMHEQIENEYIIGLLEQRCCTVYNMHSDNKLSDMLLLLEKGLHNVKSEYEQLNYAQQLKERLEAFTQDFLPHMKEEEEVFQPMLMQHFTYEELKAIKKQVMAQHCSQQPWDCAADVLKGFSLWSRAEELQKAFKYADHEKTDYEAERDGTCSVHIGQLPAEVVMRIFRYLGPPDLCRCSQVCDSWSELAKTGSLWRHLYPVRWARGDYYNGPPGDLDQEPDDGWLKSRENEVRAYQEWDEDADIDESDECGNTGDSLAISTARREKRLLNGIIQNLLPVVGPAVKSLVLAYGSTVSSKMVRQILSLCPNVAHLDLTQTDVTDYAFDSWFFMGACSSLDHLDLSGCDKLTDHALKRLSLGLGDLSPSWKSRRRGRRAVILQRGEAGRRGSAPLPADIEDSAEWTRRGCEEVEEERFVETQLVGSLCCCRRGRGTAPDASILHYAMSTDRFCAKAACCAGDNGDGRLRTNGRRSPTDTKRPDNRTNRSGARRALNFLSLSGCYQVTDVGLRAMSELGGLPALEHLNLSGCLSVTEAGLHLLVSACPALNDEHFYYCDNINGPNADTASGCQNLQCGFRACCRSGE, encoded by the exons ATGCTAATGATAATGCTAAAGCTAATGCACATCTTCCCGTCAGACAGTCGTCATCTGTGTCTGGTCAACATGGCTCCTTTTCCGGACGAAGTGGACGTTTTCACGGGCCCGCACTGGCGAATGAAGCAGCTGGTGGGTTTGTATTCTGAGAAG cTGTCGGAGACCAACTTCTCCAACATCAGCGACTTCCGCTCCTTCCTCCAGTCGCTGCTGGCCACCTTCAAGGAGTTCAAGATGCACGAGCAGATCGAGAACGAGTACATCATCGGCCTGCTGGAGCAGCGCTGCTGCACCGTCTACAACATGCACTCCGACAACAAACTCTCCgacatgctgctgctgctggagaaGGGCCTGCACAACGTCAAG agTGAATACGAGCAGCTCAACTACGCCCAGCAGCTGAAGGAGAGACTGGAGGCTTTCACTCAGGACTTCCTGCCCCAcatgaaggaggaggaagag GTGTTTCAGCCCATGCTCATGCAGCACTTCACCTACGAGGAGCTGAAGGCCATCAAGAAGCAGGTGATGGCGCAGCACTGCAGTCAGCAGCCGTGGGACTGCGCCGCCGACGTCCTGAAAGGATTCAGCCTGTGGAGTCGTGCCGAGGAGCTGCAGAAGGCCTTCAAATATGCAGACCACGAGAAAACAGACTACG AAGCGGAGCGCGATGGAACTTGTTCCGTGCACATCGGCCAACTTCCAGCGGAAGTTGTCATGAGGATCTTCCGCTACTTGGGCCCTCCAGATCTTTGCCGCTGCAGCCAGGTTTGCGACTCCTGGTCTGAGCTGGCTAAGACCGGTTCTCTGTGGAGGCACCTCTACCCTGTACGCTGGGCCAGAG GTGACTACTACAACGGGCCACCTGGAGATTTGGACCAGGAGCCGGATGACGGCTGGCTGAAGAGTCGCGAGAACGAAGTGCGAGCGTACCAGGAGTGGGACGAGGATGCCGACATTGATGAATCTG ACGAGTGCGGCAATACGGGCGACTCGCTGGCCATCAGCACGGCCCGGCGCGAGAAGAGGCTCCTGAACGGAATCATCCAGAACCTTCTCCCCGTCGTGGGCCCGGCCGTCAAGTCGCTGGTGCTGGCCTACGGCTCCACTGTGTCCAGTAAAATG GTGCGTCAGATCCTCAGTCTCTGTCCCAACGTGGCACATCTGGACCTGACACAGACGGATGTCACTGATTATGCTTTTGACAG CTGGTTCTTCATGGGCGCTTGCTCTTCTCTGGACCATCTGGACTTGTCCGGTTGCGACAAGCTCACGGACCACGCCCTGAAAAGACTCTCTCTGGGGTTGGGGGACCTCAGCCCCTCGTGGAAGTCCCGCCGCCGCGGGCGCCGGGCCGTCATCTTGCAACGAGGGGAGGCCGGCCGGCGGGGATCCGCGCCGTTGCCGGCCGACATCGAGGACTCCGCCGAGTGGACGCGGCGAGGGTGcgaggaagtggaggaggagCGTTTCGTAGAGACTCAGCTGGTGGGGAGCCTGTGCTGCTGCAGGCGGGGCCGTGGGACCGCCCCCGACGCCTCAATTTTGCACTACGCCATGTCCACGGACAGGTTTTGCGCTAAGGCCGCCTGTTGCGCGGGCGACAACGGCGACGGGCGCCTCAGGACTAACGGTCGCCGCTCGCCGACGGACACTAAACGCCCCGACAACAGGACTAACCGATCGGGCGCAAGACGCGCGCTTAACTTCCTCAGCCTGTCTGGATGCTACCAGGTCACGGACGTGGGACTCAG GGCCATGTCGGAGCTGGGAGGCCTTCCGGCCCTGGAGCATCTGAACCTGTCGGGCTGCCTCTCGGTCACGGAGGCGGGCCTTCACCTGCTGGTGTCGGCGTGCCCCGCCCTCAACGACGAACACTTCTACTACTGCGACAACATCAACG GTCCAAACGCAGACACGGCGAGCGGATGCCAGAACCTGCAGTGCGGATTCAGGGCGTGCTGTCGCTCCGGAGAGTGA